TATTTGAGAACATAAATTCCATGCTAGTACAATCAACAATTCCCCATGCTTTGTCTTTATATCGCCAAAAAGTTTGAAGGCCTTTTAACTCATATTGTTTATTGATACGATATACTTTTAATATGTCTTTATCGATAAACCTTGAAAATCTTTCACAGTATTCAAATCCAAATTGTTTTAACGCAGATAGAGCTTCGTATTGAACCCAATTAGTAGTTACCAAATTTACATCATAATCATCTAATAACTCTGCCAATATTGTCTTTGAAATTTCCTTCAGATAATCATTTGGTTTAAATAATCCTAATATAGCTGCAGTATCTACAAAAATTGAATTTAATTTCACACCTAATCAATTACCGTGACAGTTAATATTATGTTGGTATTAATTCTTTCACATCATCCCAGCTACCGGATGAAGAGCTCTTTGCATTGTCAGTACCGTTCTCGTCTATATTTAAAACAGATTCATCAATAACCCATTCAGATTCACTAAACAGTTCCATGGATTGTTCATCTAATCTATAGGTGAAATTTAACTCTACAGTAGATCCGCTGGTACTTTCCCTGAAATTACTCATTTGATTGTCCCCCCGTATTCGTTTTATATATCTTTGGTGATTTGATATCATACTCAGATTTATTATGACTGATCCAACTAAAACCAGATTTTCGTGTGATAGTGGCAATATCTACCGGTCCCCCACAAAGTTCAGCCCCGACCACAAACCTAAACCTAGCTATTGTCAAGTCAATTAAGAATCGAGCATAATCTATAGCATCACCCAACGGCATAGCGTGAAAAAGCACCTTGTATTGTATGTCTTGTTGTATGCGATTTTCAAATTTGTCAATTGTATCTGAATCAATTTCCAATTCATTTAAAATATCGGTGATTTCATCTGCTCTACCATGATGGAATCGAATTATAGCATCTGTCATTCCATACCAATTGGCTCCAAAATTTGGTTGTCCTTCAACATCTTCCCGAACCCTTCTCGGTTTTTGCATTGGTATTGCCATTAAATATTCTTCTGGAAAAAAATTATCTCCGGAGTAACCAGCAAGTATTAAACCGGTTTGTGGTCTGGCTTGTTTCGGGATCTCACTAAAAAATTCATCAGATTTCTTATTTAAGAAGTCCCATAACGTTTTTGCTAAATCGCCAACCTCTAAACTACTTGCTTTAAGTTGTTTAATTTCTTCTTGGTTTTCAAACTCTTCTATAAGGCTAGCAATCGTTCTAGCTTTAAATGAACCTGCACCCCAAGTCATTACTCCTACTGGTAATTTATCAATCTGAAATATTTTAGTGGCATTATAAAAAACTTTAACTATACCTTGTGGTCCCTGTTGTCCTCCAGATGATGCAGGGGCCCCAGCAACTGTTGTGGCACTATCACTAGCAAAAACTAATCCCTCACCCACCTTTACAGCGACACAAACAGACATAAATCCTCCTTTAATATAAACAATCCATACTTTTAATTGGATTAGAATATAGTATAATAATCTTTTATGAGTATTACCACAGACATCCGCAATTGGTTAGTAACAAATTAAACATCCATATGTTTCTGTATTACTACCAGTTTCCGCTTTAAATTCTCATGTGTATACCCTTCCGTTAATTTGATACTGGAATCCCTCAGGGCCGCTTTCACGCACATGTGATCTGCTGTATGATTGGAGGCAAAAGTATACTGAAACTAATGCGGAAAGCATTTCCCCGGTAGTCCGGCTTTATTCAGGTAGTGTGCCATCAGATTGCCCGGTTCCCAGCCTGGCTTTTTTTATATCCATGGTATTGACCCAATTTAATTCCTACCCAAATAAAATCTGTTCAAATTTCGGAACCTGCACCTATCGACTTTTTTTACACCTGGAAGTATCTAAGTATAACTGTAATCATCGACAATAG
This is a stretch of genomic DNA from Candidatus Neomarinimicrobiota bacterium. It encodes these proteins:
- a CDS encoding PIN domain-containing protein gives rise to the protein MKLNSIFVDTAAILGLFKPNDYLKEISKTILAELLDDYDVNLVTTNWVQYEALSALKQFGFEYCERFSRFIDKDILKVYRINKQYELKGLQTFWRYKDKAWGIVDCTSMEFMFSNSLIYVFTDDNDFAQAGLLKLITSDKSGTPIKNYSMLSFFE